GTACTGCACGGTGAGGCTGGGGCGCGAGGCCGGCGCGCTCGTGGTGGAGGTGGGCGATGACGGCTGCGGCATCGACCCGGAGGCTCCGGCCGGCGTCGGGCTGGTCTCGCTGCGCGAGCGGGCCGCCGAGCTCGGCGGCCGGTGCGCGGTCACCGCCGGCCCGGACGGGGGCACCCTGGTGCGCGCCGAGCTGCCGCTTCCCGACGCCGGCCGCGCCGCCGCCGCGGACGCCGCTCCGGACGCCGCGAAGCCTGCGGGCGCGGCGCTCGCGGCGGAGGGCCGGCGGTGAGCGCCCCGCTGCGGGTGCTGGTCGCCGACGACCACCCGGTCTTCCGGGAGGGCTTCGCGGCGCTGCTGGCCGGCATCGACGCGGTGGAGGTGGTCGGCACGGCGGCGTCCGGGCTCGAGGCGCTGGAGCTGGCCGACCGGCTGGTGCCCGACGTGGTGGTGATGGACGTGCAGATGCCCGGGCTCGACGGCATCGAGGCGACCCGCCGGCTGCTGGCCGCGCACCCCGGCACCGGGGTCGTGGTGCTCACCATGTCCGAGGAGGACGGCACCCTGGTGGACGCGCTGCGGGCCGGGGCCCGCGGCTACCTGCTCAAGGGGGCCGAGCCCGCCGAGGTGGTCCGGGCGATCACGACGGTGGCGGCCGGCGGGGTGGTCTTCGGCGCGGTGCTGGCGGGCCGGGTCGCGGACTTCCTCGCCCAGGGGGCGAGCGGGGCCGGCCGCGCCGAGGAGGTGTTCGGGATGCTCACCGCGCGCGAGCGGGAGGTGCTGGACCTGGTGGCCGCGGGGCTCTCCAACGGCCAGATCGCGGCCCGGCTCTACCTGTCCCAGAAGACGGTGCGCAACCACGTCCACGCGATCCTCTCGAAGCTCCCGGCCGTCGACCGGGCAGAGGCGATCATCCGCGCCAGGGACGCCGGACTCGGCCGCTGAAAGCGGACACCGGGGCCGGGTCGCACGATGTGACGCGTGCCTCTAGACTGGGGCCGTTGTCGCCCCATGTGAACGCTTTCACAAAGTCGCAAGCCTGACCCGCCCTGGACCAACGAGGTGCTCGATGAGCCGGACCAACGCCGATGAGCGTGAGGCCGACGTCATCGTCGTCGGCGCCGGTCCGGCCGGGTCCTCGGCGGCCTTCCACCTCGCGCAGGCCGGCGTCGACGTGCTGGTGCTGGAGAAGGCGACGTTCCCCCGCGACAAGATCTGCGGCGACGGGCTGACCCCGCGCGCGGTCAAGCAGCTGATCGCGATGGGCATCGACATCGAGGCGCCGGGCTGGATGAAGAACAAGGGCCTGCGGATCGTCGGCGCCGGCCACCGGCTCGAGCTGCCGTGGCCCGAGCTGGCGTCGTTCCCGCCGTACGGCATGGTCCGCACCCGCAGCGACTTCGACGAGATCCTCGCCCGGCACGCCGAGAAGGCGGGCGCCCGGCTGCAGGAGCGTACGGCGGTCACCGGGCCGGTCCTCGACGAGCGCACCGGCCGGGTGCGGGGCGTGAGCGCCCGCACGGTCGACGAGCGCGGCCGCCGCGTCGGCGACGAGGTCACCTACACCGCCCCGGTCGTCATCGCCTGCGACGGGGTCTCCGCGCGGATCGCCACCGCACTGGGCCTCGAGCGGCGCGACGACCGGCCGATGGGGGTCGCGGTCCGTGCCTACTACGAGACGCCGCGCCACGCCGACGAGTGGATGGAGTCCTGGCTCGAGCTCTGGGACGGCAAGCCGCGGGAGAGCAACCTGCTCCCCGGCTACGGCTGGATCTTCGGGGTCGGCGACGGCACCGCCAACGTCGGCCTCGGGATCCTCAACACCTCCAAGGCGTTCCAGCAGGTCGACTACAAGGACATCCTCAAGCGCTGGCTCGACCACACCCCCGAGGAGTGGGGCTTCCGCGAGGAGAACCGCGTCGGCCGGATCGGCTCGGCCGCGCTGCCGATGGCGTTCAACCGCAAGCCGCACTACTACCGCGGGGTGCTGCTGGCCGGCGACTCCGGCGGCATGGTGAACCCGTTCAACGGTGAGGGGATCGACTACGCGATGGAGTCCGGTCACATCGCGGCCGAGACCGTCGTGCAGGCGCTGGCGATGCCCGAGGGCCCCGCGCGTGAGCGGATCCTCACGGGTTACGCTGCGGAACTGGAAGCGACGTACGGGGGTTACTTCACGCTCGGACGGGTCTTCGCCAAGATGATCGGCAACCCGACCTTCATGAAGCAGGCCACCAAGTACGGCCTGCCCCGCACGACCCTGATGAGGTTCACCCTCAAGCTGATGGCGAACCTCACCGACCCGCGGGACGGCGACGTCTCCGACCGGGTGATCAACGCGCTGGCAAAGGCGGTCCCGGCCGCCTAGCGGTCAGGACCCGAAGCAGGACAGGACAGGAGGGAGGCGAGCGATGGAGCTCTACGCACCCGTTCTCGCACTCGGGATTCTCGCAGCGGGTTTCGCGGTCTTCTCGGTGGTGATGAGCAGCCTGGTCGGCCCGCGCCGGTACAACCGGGCCAAGCTCGACTCCTACGAGTGCGGCATCGAGCCCACTCCGCAGGCTCTCGGCGGTGGCAAGTTCCCGGTGAAGTACTACATCACCGCGATGCTCTTCATCGTCTTCGACATCGAGATCGTCTTCCTCTACCCCTGGGCGGTCCGCTTCGACGCCCTCGGGATGTTCGGCCTGGTCGAGATGGTGATCTTCATCCTCACCGTCTTCGTCGCCTACGCCTACGTCTGGCGCCGGGGTGGCCTCGAGTGGGACTGATCGCGACCGTGGCTGCACCGGCGAGTAAGGACTGAGAGATGGGCATCGAGGAGAAGCTCCCCAGCGGAGTGCTGCTGACCACCGTCGAGGGGGTGGCCGGCTACATGCGCAAGGCGTCGTTCTGGCCCGCGACCTTCGGACTGGCCTGCTGCGCAATCGAGATGATGACCTCGGGCGGTCCCCGCTACGACCTGGCCCGCTTCGGCATGGAGGTCTTCCGGGCCTCGCCGCGCCAGGCCGACCTGATGATCGTGGCCGGCCGGGTCAGCCAGAAGATGGCGCCGGTGCTGCGCCAGATCTACGACCAGATGCCCGACCCGAAGTGGGTGCTGGCGATGGGTGTCTGCGCGAGCTCGGGCGGCATGTTCAACAACTACGCGATCGTGCAGGGCGTCGACCACGTCGTCCCCGTCGACATGTACCTCCCCGGCTGCCCGCCGCGGCCGGAGATGCTGATCGACGCGATCCTCAAGCTGCACGACCAGGTCCAGCACGGCAAGCTCGGCGCGCACCGCCAGGCCGAGATCGTCTCCACCGAGACCGACGCCCTGAACGCACTTCCCACCTCGGAGATGAAGGGTCTGCTCCGGTGAGTGACGAGTCCAAGCCCGGCAACGGTCCCGCGGGGCCGACCCCCCAGGAGACGCTCGACGCCTCTCCCGAGGTCAGCGGCGGCACCGAGCCGGACGCGACCGACCTCGCGCCGGAGAACACCCTCCCCGCCGACCCCTCCCAGCTCCAGCCCGAGGTCGTCGGGGTCCGCACCGGCATGTTCGGGGTGCGCGGCACCGGGGACACCTCCGGGTACGGCGGCCTGGTGCGCCCGGTGGCGATGCCCGGCGGCACCGTGCGGCCCTACGGCGGCTGGTTCGACGAGTTCGCCGACGCCCTGGAGGTCGCGCTCGCGGCCAAGGACGTGGCCGACGCCGTGGAGAAGGTCGTCGTGCACCGCGGCGAGCTCACGCTCTTCGTGCGTCGCGAGCACCTGCTCGCCGTCGCCGGCCTGCTGCGTGATGAGGAGCGGCTGCGCTTCGAGCTCTGCTCGGGCGTCTCCGGGGTGCACTACCCCGATGACGCGGGGCGCGAGCTGCACGCGGTCTACCACCTGCTGTCGATGACCCACAACCGCCGGATCCGGCTCGAGGTGGTCTGCCCCGACGCCGATCCGCACGTGCCCTCGGTCGTCGCGGTCTACCCGACCGCGGACTGGCACGAGCGCGAGACGTGGGACTTCTTCGGCATCATCTTCGACGGCCACCCGTCGCTGACGCGCATCGAGATGCCCGACGACTGGCCGGGCCACCCGCAGCGCAAGGACTATCCGCTCGGCGGCATCCCGGTCGAGTACAAGGGCGCCACCATCCCACCGCCGGACACGCGGAGGAGCTACAACTGATGAGCACTGCATTCGATCCCACGGCCGACCCCTACGCCTCGTCGCAGGACACCAGCGCCGGCAAGGTCTTCACCGTGACCGGCCAGGACTGGGACTCCGTCGTCAGCGGCATCGGCGACACGGGGGAGGACCGGGTCGTCGTCAACATGGGCCCCCAGCACCCCTCCACGCACGGGGTGCTGCGGCTGATCCTCGAGCTGGAGGGCGAGACGGTCACCGAGGCCCGCTGCGGCATCGGCTACCTGCACACCGGCATCGAGAAGAACATGGAGTTCCGCTCCTGGGTGCAGGGCGTCACCTTCTGCACCCGGATGGACTACCTCTCCCCGTTCTACAACGAGGCGACCTACGTGCTCGGCGTCGAGCGGCTGCTCGACATCGAGGACCAGATCCCCGAGAAGGCCCAGGTCATGCGGGTGCTCCTGATGGAGCTCAACCGGATCTCCAGCCACCTCGTCGCGATCGCCACCGGCGGCATGGAGATCGGCGCGCTGACGGTCATGACCATCGGCTTCCGCGAGCGTGAGCTGGTGCTCGACCTCTTCGAGCTCATCACCGGGCTGCGGATGAACCACGCATTCATCCGGCCCGGCGGCGTCGCCCAGGACATGCCCCCGGGCGCCCTGGACCAGATCCGCGACTTCGTCGCGCTGATGAAGAAGCGCCTGCCCGAGTACGCCGACCTGTGCAACGCCAACCCGATCTTCAAGGGCCGACTGGTCGGCGTGGGCCACCTCGACCTGGCCGGCTGCCTGGCCCTCGGCATCACCGGTCCCGTGCTCCGCTCGACCGGCTACCCGTGGGACCTGCGCAAGATGCAGCCCTACTGCGGCTACGAGGACTACGACTTCGAGGTCCCCACCCGCGACAGCGCCGACGCCTACGGTCGCTTCCGGATCCGGCTCGACGAGATGTGGGAGTCGCTCAAGATCGTCGAGCAGTGCGCCGATCGGCTGGCCGGCCTCGAGGGCGCCCCGGTCATGGTCGCCGACAAGAAGATCGCTTGGCCCAGCCAGCTTGCGGTCGGCACCGACGGCATGGGCAACAGCCTCGACCACATCAAGCACATCATGGGCGAGTCCATGGAGGCCCTGATCCACCACTTCAAGCTGGTGACCGAGGGCTTCCGGGTGCCGGCCGGACAGGCCTACGTGCCGGTCGAGTCGCCGCGCGGCGAGCTCGGCGCGCACGTCGTCTCCGACGGCGGCACCCGTCCCTTCCGGGTCCACTTCCGGGACCCGTCGTTCACGAACCTGCAGGCGACCTCGGTGATGAGCGAGGGCGGCATGGTCGCCGACGTCATCGTCGCCATCGCCTCGATCGACCCCGTGATGGGTGGAGTTGACCGCTAGTGACACAGTCCGAGATGTCCACGGGTTCCCTGGACGAGAAGACCCTCACCGAGCTGCGGCAGATCGCGGCGCGCTACCCGCAGTCACGCTCGGGGCTGCTGCCGATGCTGCACCTCGTGCAGAGCGTCGAGGGCCGCGTGACCTCCCGGGGGATCGAGGCCTGCGCCGACATCCTCGGCATCTCCGCGGCCGAGGTCTCCGGCGTGGCGACCTTCTACACGATGTACAAGCGGCGCCCGGTCGGGGACTACCACGTGGGCGTGTGCACGAACACGCTGTGCGCGGTGATGGGCGGCGACGCGATCTTCGAGCGGCTCAAGGACCACCTCGACGTCGGCAACGACGAGACCACCACCGACGACGGAACCGGCCGGACGATCACGCTCGAGCACGTCGAGTGCAACGCGGCGTGCGACTACGCCCCGGTCGTGATGGTCAACTGGGAGTTCATGGACAACCAGACCCCCGAGTCGGCCACCGCGCTGGTGGACGACCTGCGGGAGGGCAAGGAGGTCCGGTCCACCCGCGGCCCGCGCATCTGCACCTGGCGCGAGGCGGAGCGGGTGCTCGCCGGCTTCCCCGACGACCGTGCCGACGAGGGTCCGGGCGCGGGCCCGGCGAGCCTGGTCGGGCTGCAGATCGCGCGCGAGCGCGGCTGGAGCGCACCGTCCGTCGACCGTCCCGAGGTGACCGGCGGGGCCGCCGACGGGGCACAGCAGGACGCGCTGTTCGACACCAGCCCGCAGAAGGCCGCCGAAGCCACCGACTCCGGCCGGGCCGACTCCGAGAGCAAGCTCGACGCGAAGGCGGACGTGGCCCACGAACGGCCCGCCGACGGCGAGCAGACGCAGGGACAGAAGAAGGAGGGCGACCGGTGACCGACACTCTCACCCCGGTCCTGTCGGACAACTGGGACCAGGAGCGGTCCTGGACGCTGGAGGCCTACGAGTCCACCGGCGGGTACGGCGCCCTGCGCACCGCCCTGGGCATGGCCCCGGACGACCTGATCTCGCTGGTCAAGGACTCGGGCCTGCGCGGCCGCGGCGGCGCCGGCTTCCCCACCGGCATGAAGTGGGGCTTCATCCCGCAGGACAACCCCAAGCCGAAGTACCTCGTGGTCAACGCCGACGAGTCGGAGCCGGGCACCTGCAAGGACATGCCCCTGATGATGGCCAGCCCGCACACGCTGGTCGAGGGCGTCATCATCAGCGCCTTCGCGATCCGCGCCGAGCACGCGTTCATCTACGTGCGCGGTGAGGTGCTGCACGTGATCCGTCGCCTGCAGCGCGCGGTGCAGGAGGCCTACCTGGCCGGTCACATCGGCAAGGACATCCACGGCACGGGCTACAACCTCGAGGTCACCGTCCATGCGGGCGCCGGTGCCTACATCTGCGGCGAGGAGACCGCGCTCCTGGACTCGCTGGAGGGCCGGCGCGGCCAACCGCGCCTGCGTCCGCCGTTCCCGGCCGTCGCGGGGCTCTACTCCTCCCCGACCGTCATCAACAACGTCGAGTCGATCGCCTCCGTGCCCGTCATCGTGCGCAACGGCGCCGACTGGTTCGGCTCGATGGGCACCGAGAAGAGCAAGGGCATGACGCTCTACTCGCTCTCGGGCCACGTG
The DNA window shown above is from Nocardioides mesophilus and carries:
- a CDS encoding response regulator; translation: MSAPLRVLVADDHPVFREGFAALLAGIDAVEVVGTAASGLEALELADRLVPDVVVMDVQMPGLDGIEATRRLLAAHPGTGVVVLTMSEEDGTLVDALRAGARGYLLKGAEPAEVVRAITTVAAGGVVFGAVLAGRVADFLAQGASGAGRAEEVFGMLTAREREVLDLVAAGLSNGQIAARLYLSQKTVRNHVHAILSKLPAVDRAEAIIRARDAGLGR
- a CDS encoding geranylgeranyl reductase family protein; translation: MSRTNADEREADVIVVGAGPAGSSAAFHLAQAGVDVLVLEKATFPRDKICGDGLTPRAVKQLIAMGIDIEAPGWMKNKGLRIVGAGHRLELPWPELASFPPYGMVRTRSDFDEILARHAEKAGARLQERTAVTGPVLDERTGRVRGVSARTVDERGRRVGDEVTYTAPVVIACDGVSARIATALGLERRDDRPMGVAVRAYYETPRHADEWMESWLELWDGKPRESNLLPGYGWIFGVGDGTANVGLGILNTSKAFQQVDYKDILKRWLDHTPEEWGFREENRVGRIGSAALPMAFNRKPHYYRGVLLAGDSGGMVNPFNGEGIDYAMESGHIAAETVVQALAMPEGPARERILTGYAAELEATYGGYFTLGRVFAKMIGNPTFMKQATKYGLPRTTLMRFTLKLMANLTDPRDGDVSDRVINALAKAVPAA
- a CDS encoding NADH-quinone oxidoreductase subunit A, whose amino-acid sequence is MELYAPVLALGILAAGFAVFSVVMSSLVGPRRYNRAKLDSYECGIEPTPQALGGGKFPVKYYITAMLFIVFDIEIVFLYPWAVRFDALGMFGLVEMVIFILTVFVAYAYVWRRGGLEWD
- a CDS encoding NuoB/complex I 20 kDa subunit family protein translates to MGIEEKLPSGVLLTTVEGVAGYMRKASFWPATFGLACCAIEMMTSGGPRYDLARFGMEVFRASPRQADLMIVAGRVSQKMAPVLRQIYDQMPDPKWVLAMGVCASSGGMFNNYAIVQGVDHVVPVDMYLPGCPPRPEMLIDAILKLHDQVQHGKLGAHRQAEIVSTETDALNALPTSEMKGLLR
- a CDS encoding NADH-quinone oxidoreductase subunit C yields the protein MSDESKPGNGPAGPTPQETLDASPEVSGGTEPDATDLAPENTLPADPSQLQPEVVGVRTGMFGVRGTGDTSGYGGLVRPVAMPGGTVRPYGGWFDEFADALEVALAAKDVADAVEKVVVHRGELTLFVRREHLLAVAGLLRDEERLRFELCSGVSGVHYPDDAGRELHAVYHLLSMTHNRRIRLEVVCPDADPHVPSVVAVYPTADWHERETWDFFGIIFDGHPSLTRIEMPDDWPGHPQRKDYPLGGIPVEYKGATIPPPDTRRSYN
- a CDS encoding NADH-quinone oxidoreductase subunit D — translated: MSTAFDPTADPYASSQDTSAGKVFTVTGQDWDSVVSGIGDTGEDRVVVNMGPQHPSTHGVLRLILELEGETVTEARCGIGYLHTGIEKNMEFRSWVQGVTFCTRMDYLSPFYNEATYVLGVERLLDIEDQIPEKAQVMRVLLMELNRISSHLVAIATGGMEIGALTVMTIGFRERELVLDLFELITGLRMNHAFIRPGGVAQDMPPGALDQIRDFVALMKKRLPEYADLCNANPIFKGRLVGVGHLDLAGCLALGITGPVLRSTGYPWDLRKMQPYCGYEDYDFEVPTRDSADAYGRFRIRLDEMWESLKIVEQCADRLAGLEGAPVMVADKKIAWPSQLAVGTDGMGNSLDHIKHIMGESMEALIHHFKLVTEGFRVPAGQAYVPVESPRGELGAHVVSDGGTRPFRVHFRDPSFTNLQATSVMSEGGMVADVIVAIASIDPVMGGVDR
- the nuoE gene encoding NADH-quinone oxidoreductase subunit NuoE — its product is MSTGSLDEKTLTELRQIAARYPQSRSGLLPMLHLVQSVEGRVTSRGIEACADILGISAAEVSGVATFYTMYKRRPVGDYHVGVCTNTLCAVMGGDAIFERLKDHLDVGNDETTTDDGTGRTITLEHVECNAACDYAPVVMVNWEFMDNQTPESATALVDDLREGKEVRSTRGPRICTWREAERVLAGFPDDRADEGPGAGPASLVGLQIARERGWSAPSVDRPEVTGGAADGAQQDALFDTSPQKAAEATDSGRADSESKLDAKADVAHERPADGEQTQGQKKEGDR
- the nuoF gene encoding NADH-quinone oxidoreductase subunit NuoF is translated as MTDTLTPVLSDNWDQERSWTLEAYESTGGYGALRTALGMAPDDLISLVKDSGLRGRGGAGFPTGMKWGFIPQDNPKPKYLVVNADESEPGTCKDMPLMMASPHTLVEGVIISAFAIRAEHAFIYVRGEVLHVIRRLQRAVQEAYLAGHIGKDIHGTGYNLEVTVHAGAGAYICGEETALLDSLEGRRGQPRLRPPFPAVAGLYSSPTVINNVESIASVPVIVRNGADWFGSMGTEKSKGMTLYSLSGHVTRPGQYEAPLGITLRQLLEVAGGVREGHELKFWTPGGSSTPILTAAHLDVPLDYEGVGAAGSMLGTKALQIFDETTCVVRATLRWTEFYKHESCGKCTPCREGTWWLVQTLARLEKGQGTEADLEKVLDQCDNILGRSFCALADGAVSPIASSIEYFRDEYVAHLEHGGCPFDPAASTLFATAGASA